In one window of Bradyrhizobium sp. AZCC 1721 DNA:
- the ygfZ gene encoding CAF17-like 4Fe-4S cluster assembly/insertion protein YgfZ, with product MKAAFLPDRGVVKVSGEDARNFLNGLVTTDVTPLQPGLGRFGALLTPQGKITTDFLITEAPAGHGGAFLIDAPRVLAQNLADKLGFYKLRAKVAVENISDSMGVLAAWDGEPAVKPDLAFADPRHEALGWRILVPEDLKQKVAELIGADLVDSEAYEAHRIALGVPRGGLDFTYSDAFPHETNMDRLHGVDFDKGCYVGQEVVSRMQHRGTARTRIVRVTLEDFSPETGVAVLGGDKQVGTMGSTAGGHGLALVRIDRVADALDAGLSLTAGGLAIRLTDPNDVRVPPKQTVA from the coding sequence ATGAAAGCAGCGTTTCTTCCGGACCGGGGCGTGGTCAAGGTCAGCGGCGAGGATGCCCGCAATTTCCTCAACGGCCTCGTCACCACAGACGTCACGCCGCTGCAGCCCGGTCTTGGCCGGTTCGGCGCGCTGCTGACGCCGCAGGGAAAAATCACGACGGACTTCCTCATTACCGAAGCCCCTGCAGGTCACGGCGGCGCCTTCCTGATCGATGCGCCCCGCGTGCTGGCGCAGAACCTCGCTGACAAACTCGGCTTCTACAAGCTGCGCGCCAAAGTCGCCGTGGAGAACATCTCCGACAGCATGGGCGTGCTGGCCGCCTGGGACGGCGAGCCCGCGGTGAAGCCCGATCTGGCCTTTGCCGATCCGCGGCATGAAGCTCTCGGCTGGCGCATTCTTGTCCCTGAAGATCTCAAGCAAAAGGTGGCCGAGCTGATCGGAGCCGATCTCGTCGACAGCGAGGCCTACGAGGCGCATCGCATCGCCTTGGGCGTGCCGCGCGGCGGGCTCGACTTCACGTACAGCGACGCATTCCCGCACGAGACGAATATGGACCGCCTGCACGGCGTCGATTTCGACAAGGGCTGCTATGTCGGCCAGGAAGTGGTGTCGCGCATGCAGCATCGCGGCACCGCGCGCACGCGGATCGTGCGCGTCACGCTCGAAGACTTTTCGCCGGAAACCGGCGTCGCCGTTCTCGGTGGCGACAAGCAGGTCGGCACCATGGGATCGACCGCCGGCGGCCACGGCCTCGCACTGGTCCGGATCGACCGCGTTGCGGATGCGCTCGATGCAGGACTTTCGCTGACCGCCGGCGGCCTTGCGATCCGGCTGACCGATCCGAACGACGTCCGCGTCCCACCGAAGCAGACCGTCGCATGA
- a CDS encoding TIGR02301 family protein, translated as MFKHALAALILVSACHLAPARAQDAAAPFDGDLQRLAEILGTLHYLRGICGANEGAKWRNEMQALIDAETPSGDRRARMIAGFNRGYNGFQQTYRTCTPAASVAIRRYIEEGSKISRDLTARYAN; from the coding sequence ATGTTCAAGCACGCCCTCGCCGCCCTCATTCTCGTTTCGGCATGCCATTTGGCTCCCGCACGCGCCCAGGACGCGGCTGCGCCGTTCGACGGCGACCTGCAGCGGCTGGCCGAGATTCTCGGCACCCTGCATTACCTCCGGGGCATTTGCGGTGCCAATGAAGGGGCGAAATGGCGCAACGAAATGCAGGCGCTGATCGATGCCGAAACCCCTTCCGGGGACCGCCGCGCTCGCATGATCGCCGGCTTCAACCGCGGCTATAACGGCTTTCAGCAGACCTACCGGACCTGCACGCCGGCAGCCTCGGTCGCGATCCGCAGATATATCGAGGAAGGCTCCAAAATCTCGCGCGACCTCACCGCGCGCTATGCGAACTGA
- a CDS encoding NUDIX hydrolase translates to MTSPIQSDRPQLAVSGAIFRDGKVLLVRRARSPGKGFYSLPGGRVEFGESLHTALHREVDEETGLRIEILGLAGWREVLPRASGGGHYLIMSFAARWTAREPVLNDEHDDFKWLAPDRLGDLKVTGGLLEVIEAARKLV, encoded by the coding sequence TTGACCTCCCCCATTCAGTCGGACCGCCCCCAGCTCGCCGTCAGCGGCGCGATCTTCCGCGACGGCAAGGTCCTCTTGGTCCGCCGCGCCCGCTCGCCGGGCAAGGGCTTTTACTCGCTCCCCGGCGGCCGGGTCGAATTCGGCGAATCCCTGCATACCGCGCTCCACCGCGAAGTGGACGAGGAGACGGGCTTGCGAATCGAGATTCTGGGCCTGGCCGGCTGGCGCGAGGTGCTGCCTCGGGCCAGCGGCGGCGGGCATTACCTGATCATGTCGTTCGCGGCGCGCTGGACGGCCAGGGAGCCGGTCCTGAACGACGAGCACGACGATTTCAAATGGCTGGCGCCAGACAGGCTCGGCGATCTCAAGGTGACCGGCGGCCTCCTGGAGGTCATCGAGGCCGCCCGGAAGCTGGTCTAG
- a CDS encoding DUF6894 family protein, which translates to MPLYFFRISHGRYAGASDQGSEFESREAAWAEMTEVCGNLLGSLSRSLKQNAEWQMELLDEAKKPVFRIRLVAESVG; encoded by the coding sequence ATGCCGCTGTATTTTTTTCGGATCAGCCACGGTCGCTACGCAGGCGCGTCCGATCAGGGATCCGAATTCGAAAGCCGCGAGGCCGCCTGGGCCGAGATGACCGAGGTCTGCGGTAACCTTCTCGGCAGCCTTTCGCGCAGCCTGAAGCAGAACGCCGAATGGCAGATGGAGCTTTTGGACGAAGCCAAAAAGCCCGTGTTCAGGATTCGCCTCGTCGCCGAATCCGTCGGTTAG
- a CDS encoding HD family hydrolase — translation MTARRSSGVATRAWQRMLSGRRLDLLDPSPLDIEIADIAHGLARVARWNGQTSGAHIFSVAQHTLLVEAVMREQMPRVDARFRLAAMLHDAPEYVIGDMISPFKAVLGGDYKAVEKRLLAAIHVRFGLPPSLADEITSAIKAADRGAAYLEATHLAGFSVSEAKRLFGRDPGLPEATVRDYLTPWTAARAEKQFLARFELLLG, via the coding sequence ATGACGGCGCGAAGATCGTCCGGCGTCGCCACGCGCGCCTGGCAGCGGATGCTGTCGGGGCGACGGCTCGATCTGCTCGATCCCTCCCCGCTCGATATCGAAATCGCCGACATCGCCCATGGCCTGGCGCGCGTGGCGCGCTGGAACGGGCAGACCAGCGGCGCGCACATCTTCTCGGTGGCGCAGCACACGCTATTGGTCGAAGCCGTGATGCGTGAGCAGATGCCGCGCGTCGACGCCCGCTTCCGCCTCGCGGCGATGCTGCACGACGCACCGGAATATGTCATCGGCGACATGATCTCGCCGTTCAAGGCAGTGCTCGGCGGCGATTACAAGGCGGTTGAGAAGCGCCTGCTGGCCGCGATCCATGTTCGCTTCGGCCTGCCGCCAAGTCTCGCCGATGAAATCACGAGCGCCATCAAAGCGGCCGACCGCGGTGCGGCCTATCTCGAAGCCACCCATCTGGCGGGATTTTCGGTAAGTGAAGCGAAGCGCCTGTTCGGCAGGGATCCCGGCCTCCCCGAGGCCACCGTGCGGGACTACCTGACGCCGTGGACTGCGGCCCGGGCCGAGAAGCAATTTTTGGCGCGATTCGAGCTATTGCTTGGTTGA
- a CDS encoding DUF2339 domain-containing protein, producing MFDDPFVFFSLAIAIVALILARKAMNQVAELRQRLEAMQATPAAAAAAVPPPLTPFEAFEQSLPPAPSGATPTPPPIVPEAESIASAASPEAAGQAAGGAPPPPPLPPADRGFEETVGTRWVVWIGGLTLALGGFFMVRYSIEAGLLGPGVRTILGGLFALALLLAGEWTRRKESISTIDALPIANIPAILTAAGTAVAFATVYAAYALYGFLVPATAFILLGLVALGTLAAALLHGPALAGLGVVGAFVTPVLVSSDKPDFWALYIYLAIVTAAAFGLARIRLWRWLAVTTIAFALLWTFPCLQCGPSMVGPHAFHVLAGFILAALLVVCGFMFGPPADEGQVEPISSGSLAAYLLGATLIVLNGFHADAAMIVFGLLVAGSIAVAWRSDAAAGAVGAAAALVFVVFAEWAIRANPDMLVLPGGPLQGIGPTATDGSVSLHLISAAIFAAGFGVAGFFAQGRFAGPVIPVIWSAAAVFTPLALLVALYARIAHLDRSIPFAILAVMLAAAYAAATEILSRREDRPGLQASIALFATGTLAALALALTFALEKGWLTIALALMSAGTAWISTQRPIPFLRALAAILAGIVVLRIGYEPRIVGQAVGTTPIFNWLLWGYGIPAASFWAGSIFLRRGGDDAPLRTVESAAILFTVLLAFMEIRHAVNNGDVYHASADLTEVALQVCVTLAMAIGLERLRIRTGSIIHNAGAILLTAFAGLATVFGLLLLENPMLRWIDVGGIVINLLLLGYALPAVLALLLSYAVAGRRPVAYGNTIAAAALVLALAYVTFEIRRIYHGPAIAAGPTSGAEQYTYSIAYLAFGVVLLGIGILSNSQRARLASAVVIGLTILKAFLIDMSALTGVYRALSFMCLGLVLVAIGWLYQRILFRRQAAAPAAPTGS from the coding sequence ATGTTCGACGACCCCTTCGTTTTCTTTTCGCTTGCGATCGCGATCGTCGCCCTGATCTTGGCGCGGAAGGCCATGAATCAGGTGGCGGAGTTACGCCAGCGCCTGGAGGCGATGCAGGCCACGCCGGCGGCCGCTGCTGCAGCCGTGCCTCCGCCCCTCACGCCATTCGAAGCCTTCGAGCAAAGCCTGCCGCCAGCTCCGAGCGGGGCCACACCGACGCCTCCGCCGATCGTTCCCGAGGCGGAATCCATCGCGTCCGCCGCCAGCCCTGAGGCGGCTGGGCAAGCCGCCGGCGGGGCACCGCCGCCGCCTCCATTGCCGCCGGCCGATCGCGGTTTCGAGGAAACCGTCGGCACGCGCTGGGTGGTGTGGATCGGCGGTCTGACGCTGGCGCTCGGCGGATTCTTCATGGTGCGCTATTCGATCGAAGCCGGTTTGCTCGGCCCTGGCGTGCGCACCATCCTCGGCGGCCTGTTCGCTCTGGCCTTGCTGCTTGCGGGCGAATGGACGCGGCGCAAGGAAAGCATTTCCACGATCGACGCGCTACCGATCGCCAATATCCCGGCCATCCTGACCGCCGCCGGAACGGCGGTGGCATTTGCCACGGTTTACGCAGCCTATGCGCTGTACGGCTTCCTGGTGCCGGCGACCGCGTTCATCCTGCTCGGTCTGGTAGCGCTGGGCACGCTGGCCGCGGCGCTGCTGCATGGCCCGGCGCTGGCCGGCCTCGGCGTGGTCGGCGCCTTTGTGACGCCGGTCCTGGTCTCGTCCGACAAACCGGACTTCTGGGCGCTCTACATCTATCTCGCAATCGTCACTGCGGCAGCCTTCGGTCTGGCGCGCATCAGGCTGTGGCGCTGGCTCGCGGTCACCACGATCGCGTTTGCCCTGCTATGGACATTCCCCTGCCTGCAATGCGGCCCGTCGATGGTCGGCCCGCATGCGTTCCACGTGCTCGCCGGATTCATTCTCGCCGCGCTACTCGTGGTGTGCGGCTTCATGTTCGGCCCGCCCGCGGACGAAGGCCAGGTTGAGCCGATCTCGTCCGGCTCGCTTGCGGCCTATCTGCTCGGCGCGACCTTGATCGTGCTGAACGGTTTTCATGCCGACGCCGCGATGATCGTATTCGGGCTGCTGGTGGCCGGCAGCATCGCGGTTGCCTGGCGCAGCGATGCCGCCGCGGGTGCCGTCGGCGCCGCTGCTGCGTTGGTCTTCGTCGTGTTCGCCGAATGGGCCATTCGGGCCAATCCCGACATGCTGGTGCTGCCCGGCGGGCCGCTGCAAGGCATCGGGCCGACCGCCACGGACGGATCAGTGTCGCTGCATCTGATCTCGGCCGCGATCTTCGCGGCGGGCTTTGGCGTGGCGGGATTTTTCGCGCAGGGCCGCTTCGCGGGGCCGGTGATACCGGTGATCTGGTCGGCCGCGGCGGTGTTCACGCCGCTGGCGCTGTTGGTCGCACTCTACGCCCGCATTGCGCATCTCGACCGCTCGATTCCGTTTGCGATTCTCGCGGTAATGCTCGCCGCGGCCTATGCCGCTGCGACCGAGATACTCAGCAGGCGCGAGGATCGTCCGGGACTACAAGCCTCGATCGCGCTGTTTGCGACCGGCACCCTCGCAGCGTTGGCGCTGGCGCTGACCTTTGCGCTGGAAAAAGGCTGGCTGACGATCGCCCTGGCGCTGATGTCGGCAGGCACCGCCTGGATATCCACGCAGCGGCCGATTCCGTTCCTGCGTGCCCTCGCTGCCATCCTCGCCGGCATCGTCGTGCTGCGCATCGGCTACGAGCCGCGCATCGTCGGCCAGGCCGTCGGTACCACGCCGATCTTCAACTGGCTGTTGTGGGGCTATGGCATTCCGGCGGCATCATTCTGGGCCGGCAGCATCTTCCTGCGCCGCGGCGGCGATGACGCACCACTGCGCACGGTGGAATCGGCGGCGATCCTGTTCACGGTGCTGCTGGCGTTCATGGAAATCCGCCATGCCGTGAACAATGGCGACGTCTACCATGCGAGCGCCGACCTCACCGAAGTCGCGCTGCAGGTCTGCGTTACGCTCGCGATGGCGATCGGGCTGGAGCGGCTGCGCATCCGCACCGGCAGCATCATTCACAATGCCGGCGCGATCCTGCTGACGGCGTTTGCCGGCCTCGCGACGGTGTTCGGGCTGTTGCTGCTGGAGAACCCGATGCTGCGATGGATCGATGTCGGCGGCATTGTCATCAACCTTTTGCTGCTCGGCTATGCCCTGCCCGCGGTGCTCGCGCTGCTATTGTCCTATGCCGTCGCGGGTCGGCGGCCGGTCGCCTATGGCAACACGATCGCGGCGGCAGCGCTCGTTCTCGCGCTTGCCTATGTGACGTTCGAGATCAGGCGAATCTATCACGGTCCGGCGATTGCGGCCGGCCCGACCAGCGGCGCCGAGCAATATACCTATTCGATCGCATATCTCGCCTTCGGCGTCGTCTTGCTCGGCATCGGTATTCTCTCCAACTCGCAGCGCGCGCGGCTGGCGTCCGCGGTGGTCATCGGACTGACGATCCTGAAAGCATTCCTGATCGACATGTCGGCACTGACCGGCGTCTATCGCGCGCTGTCCTTCATGTGCCTCGGCCTGGTGCTGGTGGCGATCGGGTGGCTGTACCAGCGGATCCTGTTCCGCAGGCAAGCGGCAGCGCCGGCCGCGCCGACGGGAAGCTAG
- a CDS encoding dihydroorotase, with protein MNQRFDTILKSGTVVNQDGEGICDIGISNGRIAAIGGLGQASAGETIDCKGLHVLPGVIDTQVHFREPGLTHKEDLETGSRSAVMGGVTAVFEMPNTNPLTVTEEAFTAKINAGRHRMHCDFAFFIGGTRENVNHLPELERAPGCAGVKVFIGSSTGALLVEDDESLRRIFQVIRRRAAFHAEDEYRLNDRKSLRIEGDPRSHPVWRDETAALMATQRLVNLARETGKRIHVLHISTKQEIDYLRDHKDVASCEATPHHLTMAAPECYERLGTLAQMNPPVRSADHREGIWYGIEQGIIDVLGSDHAPHTLEEKAKTYPASPSGMTGVQTLVPLMLDHVNAGRLSLQRFVDLTSAGPARLYNIACKGRIAAGYDADFTIVDLKRSETITNKWVASRAGWTPYDGVRVTGWPVGTFVRGRRVMWQGEVTTPSTGEPVRFLETLKA; from the coding sequence ATGAATCAGCGATTTGATACCATTCTAAAATCCGGCACCGTGGTCAATCAGGACGGTGAGGGCATCTGCGACATCGGCATCTCCAATGGCCGGATCGCTGCGATCGGGGGGCTCGGACAGGCCTCCGCCGGCGAGACCATTGACTGCAAGGGCCTGCACGTCCTGCCCGGCGTGATCGACACGCAGGTGCATTTCCGCGAGCCGGGGCTGACGCACAAGGAAGACCTCGAGACCGGCTCGCGCAGCGCCGTGATGGGCGGCGTCACCGCGGTGTTCGAGATGCCGAACACCAATCCGCTCACGGTCACCGAGGAGGCGTTCACCGCCAAGATCAACGCCGGCCGTCACCGCATGCATTGCGACTTTGCCTTCTTCATCGGCGGCACCCGCGAGAACGTGAACCATCTGCCGGAGCTGGAACGCGCGCCCGGTTGTGCCGGCGTAAAGGTGTTCATCGGCTCTTCCACCGGCGCGCTGTTGGTCGAGGACGACGAAAGCCTGCGGCGCATCTTCCAGGTAATCCGCCGCCGCGCCGCCTTTCACGCCGAGGACGAATATCGCCTCAACGACCGCAAGTCGCTCCGCATCGAGGGCGACCCGCGCTCGCATCCGGTATGGCGTGACGAGACTGCAGCGCTGATGGCAACCCAGCGGCTGGTCAATCTTGCGCGCGAGACCGGCAAGCGCATCCACGTGCTGCACATCTCGACCAAGCAGGAGATCGACTATCTGCGCGACCACAAGGATGTCGCGTCCTGCGAGGCGACGCCGCATCATCTCACCATGGCCGCACCGGAATGCTACGAGCGGCTCGGCACGCTTGCACAGATGAACCCGCCGGTGCGCTCGGCCGATCACCGCGAGGGAATCTGGTATGGTATCGAGCAGGGTATCATCGACGTGCTCGGCTCCGACCACGCGCCGCATACGCTGGAGGAAAAGGCGAAGACCTATCCGGCTTCGCCCTCCGGCATGACCGGCGTGCAGACGCTGGTGCCCTTGATGCTCGATCACGTCAACGCGGGCCGGCTGTCGCTACAGCGTTTCGTCGATCTCACGAGCGCAGGTCCCGCGCGGCTGTACAACATCGCCTGCAAAGGCCGCATTGCGGCGGGCTACGATGCCGACTTCACCATCGTCGATCTCAAGCGCTCTGAGACCATCACCAACAAATGGGTGGCCTCGCGCGCCGGCTGGACGCCCTATGACGGCGTCCGCGTCACCGGCTGGCCGGTCGGCACGTTCGTGCGCGGCAGGCGCGTGATGTGGCAGGGCGAGGTAACGACGCCGTCCACCGGCGAACCGGTGCGGTTCCTGGAGACGTTGAAGGCGTAG
- a CDS encoding tyrosine phosphatase family protein: MLHVCSLAALPDTVRTTGASHILTVMANVDQVQRPASVLEANHLKISMDDIIEEMDGFVAPADHHIERVLNFVRSWDRSAPMVVHCYAGISRSTASAFAAACALNPHRAEIEIARQIRARSPIASPNRLIVSLADKALGREGRMLRALDEMGPGSMMVEGRPFRLDLE; the protein is encoded by the coding sequence ATGCTTCACGTCTGCTCGCTTGCCGCACTTCCCGACACCGTCAGGACGACCGGCGCCAGCCACATTCTCACCGTGATGGCCAATGTCGATCAGGTGCAGCGCCCGGCCTCGGTGCTCGAGGCCAACCATCTGAAAATCTCGATGGACGACATCATCGAGGAGATGGACGGCTTTGTCGCGCCGGCGGATCATCATATCGAAAGGGTGCTGAATTTCGTTCGAAGCTGGGACCGCAGCGCGCCGATGGTGGTGCATTGCTATGCCGGCATCAGCCGCTCGACGGCGAGCGCGTTTGCCGCCGCCTGCGCCCTCAATCCGCATCGCGCCGAGATCGAGATCGCCCGGCAAATTCGCGCCCGCTCCCCGATCGCGTCGCCGAACCGGTTGATCGTCAGCCTCGCCGACAAGGCGTTGGGCCGTGAGGGGCGAATGCTGCGCGCGCTGGACGAAATGGGTCCGGGCAGCATGATGGTCGAAGGCCGGCCATTCCGACTAGATCTGGAATGA
- a CDS encoding DNA-3-methyladenine glycosylase I — MSKSARLHADGKTRCPWPGEDPFYMAYHDTEWGVPEYDDRALYEKLILDGFQAGLSWITILRKRENFRKAFDDFQPEKIARYNAKKIHALMNDAGIVRNRAKIEGAVNSAKAYLKIMEEGAGFSKFMWDFVDGKPIVNQFKTTASVPASTPVSVKISKELGARGFKFVGPTIVYAFMQATGMVNDHLVTCFCHEACSGKLRKPRLKAK, encoded by the coding sequence ATGAGCAAATCTGCGCGCCTGCACGCCGACGGCAAGACGCGGTGCCCGTGGCCCGGCGAAGACCCGTTCTACATGGCCTATCACGACACAGAATGGGGTGTGCCTGAGTATGACGACCGGGCGCTGTACGAAAAGCTGATCCTCGACGGTTTTCAGGCCGGCCTGTCGTGGATCACGATTTTGCGCAAGCGCGAAAACTTCCGCAAAGCGTTCGACGATTTCCAGCCGGAAAAGATCGCGCGCTACAACGCCAAGAAAATCCACGCGCTGATGAACGACGCCGGCATCGTTCGCAACCGCGCCAAGATCGAAGGCGCCGTCAACAGCGCCAAGGCCTATTTGAAGATCATGGAAGAAGGCGCGGGCTTCTCCAAATTCATGTGGGACTTCGTCGACGGCAAGCCCATCGTCAACCAGTTCAAGACCACGGCCAGCGTACCGGCCTCGACACCGGTCTCGGTCAAGATCTCAAAGGAACTCGGCGCACGCGGCTTCAAATTCGTCGGCCCAACCATCGTCTACGCCTTCATGCAGGCTACCGGCATGGTCAACGACCATCTTGTCACGTGCTTCTGCCACGAGGCCTGCAGCGGCAAACTGCGCAAGCCCCGGCTCAAGGCCAAATGA
- the acuI gene encoding acrylyl-CoA reductase (NADPH), with amino-acid sequence MGTFKAIRIDKADKGTTAALTQFDEAELMEGDVTVAVEWSTLNYKDGLAVTGKAPVVRRFPMIAGIDFAGTVEQSSHPAWKTGDKVVCNGWGMGETHLGAYAEKARVKGDWLVRLPDGISTREAMAIGTAGYTAMLSVLALEKHGLTPKSGPIVVTGAAGGVGSVASAVLSKLGYHVIASTGRMSEADYLKGLGAAEVIDRAELAGPAKPLAKERWAGGVDSVGSTTLANLLSMTKYGGAIAACGLAAGMDLPSSVAPFILRGVCLLGIDSVMCPIEQRKLAWNRLASDLDKGKLADITHEIGLDQVIGAGAEILAGKVRGRIVVKIP; translated from the coding sequence GTGGGTACGTTCAAGGCCATCAGGATCGACAAGGCCGATAAAGGCACCACCGCCGCGCTGACGCAGTTCGACGAAGCCGAGCTGATGGAAGGCGATGTCACCGTCGCCGTCGAGTGGTCGACGCTGAACTACAAGGATGGTCTAGCCGTCACCGGCAAGGCTCCCGTCGTACGGCGTTTCCCGATGATCGCCGGCATCGACTTCGCAGGTACCGTCGAACAATCTTCGCATCCGGCGTGGAAGACCGGCGACAAGGTCGTCTGCAACGGCTGGGGCATGGGCGAGACTCATCTTGGCGCCTATGCCGAAAAAGCGCGCGTCAAGGGCGACTGGCTGGTGCGGCTGCCCGATGGCATCTCCACGCGTGAGGCGATGGCGATCGGCACTGCCGGCTACACCGCGATGCTGTCGGTGCTGGCGCTGGAGAAACACGGATTGACGCCGAAGAGCGGTCCCATCGTGGTGACCGGCGCCGCCGGCGGCGTCGGCTCGGTCGCGTCAGCCGTGCTCTCGAAACTCGGCTATCACGTCATCGCGTCCACGGGGCGGATGTCGGAGGCCGACTACCTGAAGGGCCTCGGCGCCGCCGAAGTGATCGATCGGGCCGAGCTCGCAGGTCCCGCCAAGCCGCTGGCGAAAGAGCGCTGGGCGGGTGGCGTCGACAGCGTCGGATCGACCACGCTCGCCAACCTGCTGTCGATGACCAAATATGGCGGAGCCATTGCCGCCTGCGGCCTTGCCGCCGGTATGGATTTGCCGTCCTCCGTCGCACCGTTTATTTTGCGTGGAGTGTGCCTTCTCGGCATCGACTCGGTGATGTGCCCGATCGAGCAGCGCAAGCTTGCCTGGAATCGCCTTGCCAGCGATCTGGATAAGGGAAAACTAGCTGATATTACTCACGAAATCGGTTTGGACCAGGTGATCGGCGCGGGCGCCGAAATCCTCGCAGGGAAGGTCCGCGGTCGAATCGTGGTAAAAATCCCCTAA
- a CDS encoding SOS response-associated peptidase encodes MCGRFVITSPPEALRQIFGYIEQPNFPPRYNIAPTQPIPVVILENGGRHFRLMRWGLVPAWVKDPRKFTLLINARSETVLDKPAFKNAIKRRRCLIPADGYYEWQDAGGRKRPFFIHRRDGRPVGFAALAETWMGPNGEETDGVAIVTAPASRDLATLHHRVPVTIAPDEFERWLDGRIHDAEDVMPLLRGPVEGEFAWHEISTRVNRVVNDDAQLLLPITDEQRAAEEPKPAKRAAPRKVASAVPEDDGQGSLF; translated from the coding sequence ATGTGCGGACGCTTCGTCATCACCTCGCCGCCGGAGGCGCTTCGGCAAATCTTCGGCTATATCGAGCAGCCCAATTTCCCGCCGCGGTATAATATCGCGCCGACTCAACCGATTCCGGTGGTGATTCTGGAAAATGGCGGGCGCCATTTCCGGCTGATGCGCTGGGGCCTGGTGCCGGCTTGGGTGAAAGATCCTCGTAAATTTACGCTCCTGATCAACGCGCGCTCGGAGACGGTGCTCGACAAGCCCGCGTTCAAGAACGCCATCAAGCGGCGGCGCTGTCTGATCCCGGCGGACGGCTACTACGAATGGCAGGACGCCGGCGGCCGCAAGCGGCCATTCTTCATCCATCGCCGCGACGGCCGTCCCGTTGGCTTTGCTGCGCTGGCGGAGACCTGGATGGGGCCGAACGGCGAGGAGACTGACGGCGTCGCCATCGTCACCGCGCCCGCCAGCCGCGATCTCGCCACGCTGCATCACCGCGTGCCCGTGACGATCGCGCCCGACGAATTCGAGCGCTGGCTCGATGGCCGCATCCACGACGCAGAAGATGTCATGCCGCTGCTGCGCGGGCCTGTTGAGGGCGAATTCGCCTGGCACGAGATTTCGACGCGCGTCAACCGCGTCGTCAATGACGACGCGCAATTGCTGCTGCCGATCACCGACGAGCAGCGCGCAGCGGAAGAGCCGAAGCCTGCGAAGCGCGCTGCGCCGCGCAAGGTGGCTTCGGCTGTGCCGGAGGATGACGGGCAGGGCTCGTTGTTTTGA
- a CDS encoding HAD family hydrolase yields MNTIYFDLDGTLTDPKLGITRSIQYALQRLDHPTIPTEDELTWCIGPPLRSSFVKLLGDHSADRAVTLYRERFSDIGLYENGVYDGIDEVLTALRASGHRLFVATSKAHVFAERIIDHFGLRKHFERVFGAELDGTRADKSHLLEYALKEVAVDPSKTLMIGDRSHDMVGAKNNGMKGIGVLYGYGSRAELIEAGAHHVCATPGAILGCIP; encoded by the coding sequence ATGAACACGATCTATTTCGATCTCGACGGAACGCTGACGGACCCCAAGCTCGGCATCACCCGCTCGATCCAGTATGCGCTGCAAAGGCTCGATCATCCCACCATCCCGACCGAGGACGAACTGACCTGGTGCATCGGCCCGCCGCTGCGCTCAAGCTTTGTGAAGTTGCTCGGCGATCACTCCGCGGACCGCGCGGTGACGCTCTATCGCGAGCGATTTTCCGACATCGGCCTCTACGAAAACGGCGTGTACGACGGCATCGACGAAGTGCTGACGGCACTCCGCGCGTCCGGCCACCGGCTGTTCGTCGCTACCAGCAAGGCGCACGTGTTCGCCGAGCGCATCATCGACCATTTCGGCTTGCGCAAGCACTTCGAACGCGTGTTCGGCGCCGAGCTCGACGGCACCCGCGCGGACAAGTCGCATCTGCTGGAATATGCGTTGAAAGAAGTCGCCGTTGATCCGTCCAAAACCCTGATGATCGGCGACCGCAGCCACGACATGGTCGGCGCAAAAAACAACGGCATGAAGGGCATCGGCGTGTTGTACGGCTACGGCAGCCGGGCCGAGCTGATCGAGGCCGGCGCCCACCATGTCTGCGCCACGCCCGGAGCGATCCTCGGTTGCATTCCTTGA